A stretch of the Pseudalkalibacillus hwajinpoensis genome encodes the following:
- a CDS encoding enoyl-CoA hydratase/isomerase family protein → MFETIEYEVKDRVSWIRLNRPNKLNAFTSLMNKEVAKAVNQATNDQEVRCIVITGNGRAFCSGQDLGSVEEGVDHAEMLRSTYNPMVKEITSSSKPVIAAVNGVAAGAGMSLALACDFRLAHERASFIEAFVHVGLVPDSGSTYFLPRLLGHAKALELAMLGEKVSAADAKELGLVTDMFSNEYWEQGMNQFANRLASLPPKAVQHIKQNFQRSWESNLDEVLEMEAVTQGEAGKTNDHLEGIQAFTEKRKPVFHGS, encoded by the coding sequence ATGTTCGAAACGATTGAGTATGAAGTGAAAGATCGTGTAAGTTGGATTCGTCTAAATCGACCAAATAAATTGAATGCGTTTACATCTTTGATGAACAAAGAAGTAGCGAAAGCGGTCAATCAAGCAACAAACGATCAAGAGGTTCGCTGCATTGTTATTACAGGTAATGGAAGAGCTTTCTGTTCTGGTCAAGATTTAGGTAGCGTTGAAGAAGGTGTGGATCATGCGGAAATGCTCAGATCTACTTATAACCCAATGGTGAAAGAAATAACGTCATCAAGTAAGCCGGTGATCGCTGCTGTGAATGGAGTAGCGGCGGGTGCTGGAATGAGTCTTGCTCTAGCGTGTGATTTTCGGTTAGCTCATGAGCGTGCAAGCTTTATTGAGGCTTTTGTTCATGTTGGGCTTGTTCCTGATTCTGGGAGCACTTACTTTCTACCGCGCTTACTTGGTCATGCGAAAGCACTGGAGCTTGCTATGCTTGGAGAGAAAGTAAGTGCTGCAGATGCCAAAGAGCTTGGTCTTGTGACAGACATGTTCTCAAATGAGTATTGGGAGCAAGGAATGAATCAGTTTGCCAATCGCTTAGCTAGTCTTCCTCCTAAAGCGGTGCAGCACATTAAGCAAAACTTTCAAAGAAGTTGGGAAAGTAATCTTGATGAAGTACTTGAGATGGAAGCTGTGACTCAAGGAGAAGCCGGAAAAACGAACGATCATCTTGAAGGCATTCAAGCTTTTACCGAGAAACGTAAACCAGTTTTTCACGGCAGTTAA
- the paaX gene encoding phenylacetic acid degradation operon negative regulatory protein PaaX, whose amino-acid sequence MSEGLNTRSMIFTLYGEYIRHYGNEIWIGSLIRLLKEFGHNDQSVRAAISRMSKQGWVESRKEGNKSFYYLTDRGVKRMDEAARRIFKLQPSEWDGRWRMLLYNIPEEKRHIRDELRKELVWSGFGSSSASLWLSPNHLEEQVNLLIEKYDIRDYIHFFIADYKGPHESMALVEECWDLNEISKKYREFIQMYSERYVIDRSKIEKGKMSDGECFVERAKLVHEYRKFLFVDPGLPSELLPEEWPGEYAATLFSDYYRTLAQPASRFFEEIFKEGNELTNKDNGYDALQHPLLTDRL is encoded by the coding sequence ATGAGTGAAGGTTTAAATACAAGATCAATGATTTTTACACTGTATGGAGAATATATCAGACATTATGGAAATGAAATTTGGATCGGAAGTCTGATTCGTCTTTTGAAAGAGTTTGGTCATAACGATCAATCTGTTCGAGCGGCCATTTCAAGAATGAGTAAACAAGGTTGGGTGGAATCCAGGAAAGAAGGTAACAAAAGTTTTTATTACTTAACAGATCGCGGTGTTAAAAGGATGGATGAGGCTGCGCGAAGAATATTTAAGCTTCAACCTTCAGAGTGGGACGGAAGATGGCGAATGTTGCTTTATAACATTCCTGAAGAGAAACGTCATATTCGCGATGAGCTGCGTAAAGAGCTAGTGTGGAGCGGCTTTGGAAGTTCTTCTGCTAGTTTATGGCTATCTCCCAACCATCTTGAAGAACAGGTAAATTTGCTAATTGAGAAATATGATATTCGCGATTATATCCATTTCTTTATAGCCGATTACAAAGGACCGCACGAGAGCATGGCTCTTGTAGAGGAATGCTGGGATTTGAACGAAATTAGTAAGAAATATCGTGAATTCATCCAAATGTATAGTGAGCGCTATGTGATTGATCGAAGTAAAATTGAAAAAGGTAAGATGAGTGATGGGGAGTGCTTTGTTGAACGGGCAAAGCTAGTTCATGAATATAGAAAATTTCTCTTCGTTGATCCAGGACTTCCCTCAGAACTATTACCTGAAGAGTGGCCGGGCGAGTATGCGGCTACGTTATTTAGTGATTATTATAGAACACTTGCCCAGCCGGCTTCTCGCTTCTTTGAAGAAATCTTTAAAGAAGGAAATGAGTTAACAAACAAAGATAACGGTTATGATGCCTTACAGCATCCTCTCTTAACGGATCGCCTATAA
- a CDS encoding fatty acid--CoA ligase family protein — MNLSQQLKETAATYPEKQAYIYQDNAVSYKEFEHKVSMFAANLSAEGVKKDDHVALILGNSPEFLISYYGALRAGAVIIPINPIYTPDEIGYLLHNGDVKAIVTLEQALPLVEKMADQLSGVGLVVYTGEGTESRMISNIKLKTFTNMLKDHDKSLPEITINEDDLAVILYTSGTTGKPKGAMLTHRNIFSNASDTGSYLQISSQDVVITALPMFHVFCMTVSMNAPLISGGTIVILPKFSPQEVFRVAEKYKATIFAGVPTMYNFLYQYPEGRAEYFQHMRICISGGSSLPVALLHRFEEKFNVRISEGYGLSEAAPVTCFNPLDRPRKAGSIGRNITNVENKVVDELGQELSVGMIGELAVKGPNVMKGYYKMPEDTAVTLKEGWLFTGDLARMDEEGYFYIVDRKKDMVIVGGYNVYPREVEEVLYKHPEIVEAAVVGIPDPNFGEAVQAFVVTKQKISEEEVMSFCKEHLAKYKCPTTIEFIEELPKNTTGKILRKALRKQMNV, encoded by the coding sequence ATGAATTTATCTCAGCAATTAAAAGAGACAGCTGCCACTTATCCTGAGAAACAGGCATACATTTATCAAGATAATGCTGTATCTTACAAAGAGTTTGAGCATAAGGTTTCTATGTTTGCTGCCAATTTATCGGCAGAAGGAGTAAAGAAAGACGATCATGTTGCCCTTATTTTAGGAAACTCGCCGGAATTTCTAATTAGTTATTACGGTGCATTAAGAGCGGGTGCAGTCATCATTCCAATCAATCCTATCTATACCCCTGATGAAATCGGCTATCTCCTTCATAATGGAGATGTGAAAGCAATCGTGACGTTAGAGCAGGCACTACCTCTCGTTGAAAAAATGGCCGATCAACTTTCTGGTGTAGGTCTTGTTGTTTATACAGGAGAGGGAACAGAAAGTAGAATGATTTCAAACATTAAATTGAAAACGTTTACAAATATGCTTAAAGATCACGATAAGTCACTACCGGAAATAACCATTAATGAAGATGATCTTGCTGTTATTCTTTATACATCCGGTACTACCGGAAAACCAAAAGGTGCTATGCTTACCCATAGGAATATATTTAGCAATGCTTCAGATACAGGATCATATCTCCAAATCTCCTCTCAGGATGTGGTGATTACAGCCCTTCCGATGTTTCATGTATTCTGCATGACTGTTTCAATGAATGCACCGCTTATATCAGGCGGAACCATTGTCATCCTCCCTAAGTTCAGTCCTCAAGAAGTTTTTCGTGTTGCTGAGAAATACAAAGCAACAATTTTCGCTGGTGTACCAACAATGTATAATTTCCTCTATCAATATCCTGAAGGCCGTGCTGAATATTTTCAACATATGCGTATTTGTATTTCTGGAGGGTCTTCCTTGCCTGTCGCCCTTCTTCACCGTTTTGAAGAAAAGTTTAATGTCCGCATTTCTGAGGGATATGGGTTATCAGAAGCGGCTCCCGTTACGTGCTTCAATCCATTAGACCGACCTAGGAAAGCTGGTTCAATTGGTCGTAACATTACTAATGTCGAAAACAAAGTAGTTGATGAACTTGGGCAAGAGCTTTCGGTAGGGATGATTGGTGAACTGGCAGTTAAGGGGCCTAATGTGATGAAGGGGTATTATAAGATGCCGGAGGATACAGCCGTTACCCTTAAAGAAGGGTGGCTATTTACAGGCGATTTAGCAAGAATGGATGAAGAGGGATACTTCTATATAGTGGATCGCAAAAAAGATATGGTAATCGTCGGAGGTTACAACGTTTATCCAAGAGAAGTAGAGGAGGTTCTTTACAAGCACCCAGAAATTGTAGAGGCTGCAGTTGTCGGGATACCTGATCCGAATTTTGGGGAAGCTGTGCAGGCTTTTGTTGTAACGAAGCAAAAGATTTCAGAAGAAGAAGTTATGAGCTTTTGCAAAGAACATTTAGCGAAATATAAGTGTCCCACGACAATCGAATTCATTGAAGAACTTCCGAAAAATACGACTGGGAAAATTCTGAGAAAAGCCCTTAGAAAACAAATGAACGTCTAA
- a CDS encoding gamma carbonic anhydrase family protein, whose protein sequence is MLFSYNRIAPTLAPNVFVAPGAKIIGDVSIGEDSTVWFNAVLRGDEAPISIGKGCNIQDNCTCHLFEGYPLVLEDEVSVGHNAILHGCTIRKGALIGMGAIILDGADIGEGSLIGAHTLIPSGKKIPPNSMVLGSPGKVIRELTDKDRELIKLTIETYKTKGKEFKESSFEIKE, encoded by the coding sequence ATGTTATTTTCGTATAATCGTATAGCACCTACTCTCGCTCCAAATGTTTTTGTCGCACCCGGCGCAAAAATCATCGGAGATGTCTCAATCGGAGAGGACTCTACAGTTTGGTTTAACGCTGTTTTAAGAGGTGATGAAGCACCGATTAGTATCGGGAAAGGATGCAACATTCAGGACAATTGCACCTGTCATCTATTTGAAGGGTATCCTCTCGTTCTTGAGGATGAGGTATCAGTTGGTCATAACGCCATTCTTCATGGTTGCACCATTCGAAAAGGTGCTTTAATCGGAATGGGCGCGATCATTCTTGATGGAGCTGATATAGGAGAAGGTTCTTTAATTGGGGCACATACACTCATTCCATCAGGTAAAAAAATCCCGCCAAACAGCATGGTGCTTGGCTCACCAGGTAAAGTAATTCGTGAATTGACAGATAAAGATAGAGAGCTGATCAAGCTAACCATTGAAACTTATAAAACAAAAGGGAAAGAATTTAAAGAGAGCTCGTTCGAAATAAAAGAATAG
- a CDS encoding EthD family reductase — protein sequence MVKLIALYKQPENAQKFDEHYFNTHAPITSKIPGLKKMEVTKIVGSPMGKSDYYLMCEMYYEDHEAMKAGMKSQEGKASGKDLMGFAGDLVTLMVGEEVGETADTK from the coding sequence ATGGTCAAATTAATCGCATTGTACAAACAACCGGAAAATGCTCAAAAGTTCGATGAACACTACTTTAATACACATGCTCCGATTACATCAAAAATTCCCGGTCTTAAAAAAATGGAAGTAACTAAAATAGTTGGTTCACCAATGGGGAAAAGTGACTACTATCTTATGTGTGAAATGTATTATGAAGATCACGAAGCGATGAAAGCTGGTATGAAGTCGCAAGAAGGAAAAGCCTCAGGGAAAGATTTGATGGGGTTTGCGGGAGATCTTGTCACACTAATGGTTGGCGAAGAAGTTGGAGAGACAGCAGATACAAAGTAG
- the paaC gene encoding 1,2-phenylacetyl-CoA epoxidase subunit PaaC, with the protein MKSEEYQQCLIELIYQLADDDFILAYRGSEWLGLAPHIEEDVAFASISQDLMGHAALYYSLLEELGEGEADVLTHQRSSEHFRNSVLVELPNGTGTYLENPSYDWAFTVVRNYFYTLAKKIRLDSIKQESYEPLQHIVQKISIEMSYHMMHWEVWYGQLMNSTSEARNRMEKAISTVLEDLGGVFSYGRLGDQMVHLSLIEGEEILKQRFIEYLNKKESTFSMGMKQGDGRNGIHTTHLMTALVTLSEVYQSVPAAEW; encoded by the coding sequence ATGAAATCTGAGGAATATCAACAATGCTTAATTGAACTAATCTATCAATTAGCAGATGATGACTTTATTCTAGCTTATCGAGGTTCAGAATGGCTCGGCCTCGCTCCTCATATCGAAGAAGATGTGGCGTTTGCATCGATTAGCCAGGATTTAATGGGGCATGCAGCGCTTTATTATTCATTGTTAGAAGAACTTGGTGAAGGCGAGGCTGATGTTTTAACACATCAACGATCAAGTGAGCATTTTCGTAATTCAGTGCTTGTGGAGTTACCGAATGGAACGGGGACCTATTTAGAAAACCCTTCGTATGATTGGGCTTTTACTGTTGTCCGAAATTACTTTTATACTCTCGCAAAAAAAATCCGGCTTGATTCTATAAAACAAGAATCCTATGAGCCTCTTCAACACATTGTTCAAAAAATCTCTATTGAAATGAGCTACCATATGATGCACTGGGAAGTGTGGTATGGACAGCTAATGAATAGTACTTCTGAAGCGAGGAACAGAATGGAGAAGGCGATCAGCACCGTGCTTGAAGATCTAGGTGGCGTTTTTTCATACGGTCGTTTAGGAGATCAAATGGTGCACCTCTCGCTTATTGAAGGCGAGGAAATTCTTAAGCAACGTTTTATCGAATACTTAAATAAAAAAGAGTCTACTTTTTCAATGGGCATGAAGCAAGGAGATGGACGAAACGGGATTCATACAACGCATTTAATGACAGCATTGGTTACTCTTTCAGAAGTCTATCAATCTGTGCCAGCAGCTGAGTGGTAA
- a CDS encoding enoyl-CoA hydratase-related protein, with protein MAVVTYEMKNHVAYVMLNRPDVLNCFNYETLSVLQGIVDDIYSDREVRAVIFMGAGERAFSAGADLKERRTLSESEVRRNVKKIREVFSSVESLPQPTIAALNGFAFGGGFELALACDFRFAVEGTKMGLTETSLGIIPGAGGTQRLPRLIGTAKAMELVLTARKLSSVEAYDYGILNGVTTRENLLGKCEELAREICQNAPVAVQQAKFAVREGMNVDRHTGMAIESKAYEVTIPTEDRLEALDAFAEKRKPVFKGK; from the coding sequence ATGGCTGTCGTTACATATGAAATGAAAAACCATGTGGCATACGTAATGTTAAATCGTCCAGATGTATTAAACTGCTTTAATTATGAAACACTCTCAGTTCTTCAAGGCATTGTTGATGATATTTACTCGGATCGAGAGGTACGTGCCGTTATTTTTATGGGAGCTGGTGAAAGGGCTTTCAGTGCAGGGGCGGACTTAAAAGAAAGGCGGACACTTTCTGAGAGTGAGGTGCGGCGAAATGTGAAGAAGATTCGTGAGGTTTTCTCCTCTGTTGAATCGCTTCCCCAGCCAACGATCGCTGCGCTGAATGGTTTTGCTTTTGGGGGAGGGTTTGAGCTCGCTCTTGCATGTGATTTTCGATTTGCCGTCGAAGGAACAAAAATGGGCTTAACTGAAACGAGCCTTGGCATCATACCTGGTGCGGGAGGAACGCAACGTTTACCTCGTTTGATTGGAACAGCGAAAGCGATGGAATTAGTTTTAACTGCTCGCAAACTATCATCTGTAGAAGCATACGACTACGGAATTTTAAACGGTGTTACGACTCGTGAGAATTTACTAGGTAAGTGTGAAGAGCTAGCGAGAGAGATCTGTCAAAATGCTCCTGTTGCGGTACAGCAGGCGAAATTTGCCGTTCGTGAAGGTATGAATGTAGACCGTCATACTGGTATGGCTATTGAATCTAAAGCATATGAAGTAACGATTCCAACAGAGGATCGTCTCGAAGCGTTAGATGCTTTTGCAGAGAAAAGAAAACCAGTGTTTAAAGGAAAGTAA
- a CDS encoding NAD(P)H-dependent flavin oxidoreductase, with the protein MKRVCQLFSIRYPIIQGGMGNISSPILASAVSEAGGLGTIGTGTLSLEEVESLLLDMKQRTAKPFALNIPITVTTDLKGMCELAVKHAVPIVSLSAGNPAPYVPFLKECGIKVICVTASVKQAKKAEESGADLIVGEGYEAAGINSPLEITTMTLIPQLVASVQIPVIAAGGIGDARGFAAALALGAEGVQMGTRLIATEESPYHERYLTKLLEANDTETVIVGRSVGKVRRVLRTEYADQLLKAELSGVKPEDFAAMTDEEKHRIGAVEGRLGDGFINGGQISGIVKSIPSVQKLFEDMVEGALLIYKNKLEEFEKISMKK; encoded by the coding sequence ATGAAAAGAGTCTGTCAGCTATTTTCCATTCGTTATCCAATTATACAGGGGGGAATGGGGAATATTTCGAGTCCGATTCTTGCATCGGCGGTATCTGAAGCAGGAGGACTAGGAACGATTGGAACTGGAACGCTTAGTCTTGAAGAAGTGGAGAGCCTCCTTCTTGATATGAAACAGCGAACAGCTAAACCATTTGCTCTCAACATACCAATTACTGTTACAACAGATTTAAAGGGGATGTGTGAACTTGCAGTAAAACATGCTGTTCCTATTGTTTCTCTTTCCGCAGGAAATCCTGCACCTTATGTTCCCTTTCTTAAAGAGTGCGGTATAAAAGTTATTTGTGTAACAGCTAGTGTCAAACAAGCGAAAAAAGCAGAAGAATCCGGTGCAGATTTAATCGTAGGAGAAGGGTATGAAGCAGCTGGAATTAATTCTCCACTTGAGATTACTACGATGACCCTGATTCCTCAGCTCGTCGCAAGTGTGCAAATACCAGTTATTGCAGCAGGTGGAATTGGAGATGCTAGAGGGTTTGCTGCAGCCTTAGCTCTTGGGGCAGAAGGAGTACAGATGGGTACACGATTAATTGCGACAGAAGAATCGCCATATCATGAGCGATATCTAACAAAGCTTCTAGAAGCTAACGATACTGAAACAGTTATCGTTGGGAGATCTGTTGGAAAAGTGAGAAGGGTTTTGAGAACTGAATACGCAGATCAGTTATTAAAAGCTGAATTAAGTGGAGTAAAGCCTGAAGACTTTGCGGCGATGACTGATGAAGAGAAACATCGGATAGGAGCAGTAGAAGGACGACTTGGAGATGGATTTATTAATGGAGGACAAATAAGTGGGATAGTCAAATCTATTCCTTCTGTCCAGAAACTATTTGAAGACATGGTTGAAGGAGCATTACTAATTTATAAAAATAAATTGGAAGAGTTTGAGAAAATATCTATGAAGAAGTAG
- the paaA gene encoding 1,2-phenylacetyl-CoA epoxidase subunit PaaA — protein sequence MDQFMDRIDNGEKIEADDWMPDDYREALIRLISMHGISEIMGALPEKEWVPKAPTLYRKLAIMAKVQDEMGHGQLLLRVAEDLMEPLGKGRDDIMQDLFSGRLKFHNVFHMEAPTWGDAGVIAWLVDGAAIISQTMMLGTSYGPYGRALKRICAEEVFHAQHGESIIMALAEGTKEQRALLQNSINNWWPSLLMFFGPKSKADTGHTNQDKNMRYKLRTKTNEQLRQEFLTKYVPRVWALGLTIPDETLTFDEATAEWTYQQPDWQEFKQIVTGNGPKSKERLALRVRSYEMNSWVRDALGSSVKTNLVR from the coding sequence ATGGATCAGTTTATGGATCGTATTGATAATGGAGAAAAGATTGAAGCGGATGATTGGATGCCAGATGATTATCGAGAAGCCTTGATTAGGTTAATTTCAATGCATGGAATTAGTGAAATTATGGGGGCGTTGCCAGAGAAAGAATGGGTTCCTAAAGCCCCTACCCTTTATAGGAAACTTGCGATCATGGCGAAAGTACAGGACGAAATGGGGCATGGACAGCTACTGCTCCGTGTAGCTGAGGATTTAATGGAACCACTAGGAAAAGGACGCGATGACATTATGCAGGATCTTTTTTCTGGAAGGTTGAAATTTCATAATGTTTTTCATATGGAGGCGCCGACTTGGGGAGATGCCGGAGTGATTGCTTGGTTAGTAGATGGTGCGGCAATTATTTCGCAAACGATGATGTTAGGAACTTCTTATGGACCGTATGGCCGTGCTTTGAAACGCATCTGTGCGGAAGAGGTGTTTCATGCTCAGCATGGGGAAAGCATTATTATGGCTCTAGCGGAAGGAACTAAAGAACAGCGTGCCTTGTTACAAAATTCTATTAATAATTGGTGGCCATCTCTTCTTATGTTTTTTGGACCGAAATCAAAAGCGGATACTGGTCATACGAATCAGGATAAGAATATGCGCTATAAGCTTCGAACGAAAACAAATGAACAGCTGAGACAGGAGTTTCTTACGAAGTATGTTCCAAGAGTTTGGGCGTTGGGATTAACCATACCAGATGAGACGTTAACGTTTGATGAAGCAACTGCTGAATGGACGTATCAGCAGCCGGATTGGCAAGAATTTAAGCAAATTGTTACTGGAAATGGACCTAAATCGAAAGAGCGATTAGCACTTCGCGTTCGTTCATATGAGATGAATAGCTGGGTAAGAGATGCACTCGGTTCAAGCGTAAAAACGAATTTAGTGAGGTGA
- the paaB gene encoding 1,2-phenylacetyl-CoA epoxidase subunit PaaB, producing the protein MSEENNQFYEVYEVFSKKTDTASLQHQFSLLAPNRELAFIMAKENFFRREQVADIWVVKRDHIKRMSQEEREAMKHLEKNYRETKGYGYLRKKWRQYEQEQLTEKDIMGGGEG; encoded by the coding sequence GTGAGTGAAGAAAATAATCAGTTTTATGAAGTTTATGAGGTTTTTAGTAAGAAGACGGATACCGCATCACTACAGCATCAGTTTAGTCTTCTTGCACCTAATCGTGAACTCGCCTTTATTATGGCGAAAGAAAATTTTTTTCGGAGAGAGCAGGTAGCTGATATTTGGGTAGTGAAACGTGATCATATTAAACGGATGAGTCAAGAGGAACGAGAGGCAATGAAGCATCTGGAGAAGAATTATCGTGAGACTAAGGGATACGGCTATTTAAGGAAAAAGTGGCGTCAGTATGAGCAAGAACAGCTCACTGAAAAAGACATTATGGGAGGAGGCGAGGGGTAA
- the paaD gene encoding 1,2-phenylacetyl-CoA epoxidase subunit PaaD — MFLKERVMEVLETVKDPEIPVVSVVDLGIIHEVHTSNHRVTIEAMPTFSGCPALDMIKRNIELAVESIPEVDFVTVTFIRYPIWTTDLVSTKGREALKKFGIAPPEEHDGKEWRVPCPYCESVYTTMDNIFGPAACRSILYCRSCKNPFEAMKPVSI, encoded by the coding sequence ATGTTTCTTAAAGAAAGAGTCATGGAGGTTCTTGAAACTGTAAAGGATCCTGAAATTCCAGTTGTAAGCGTTGTCGATCTTGGGATAATACACGAAGTTCACACCTCCAATCACCGAGTGACAATTGAAGCTATGCCGACATTCTCTGGCTGCCCTGCCCTAGATATGATCAAAAGGAATATTGAGTTGGCTGTAGAAAGTATTCCTGAAGTGGATTTTGTAACTGTCACTTTCATTCGGTATCCGATCTGGACAACGGACCTTGTTTCTACAAAAGGAAGAGAAGCGTTGAAAAAGTTTGGCATTGCTCCCCCGGAAGAACACGATGGGAAGGAATGGAGAGTACCCTGTCCTTATTGTGAATCAGTTTATACAACGATGGACAATATTTTTGGGCCAGCTGCTTGTCGAAGTATATTGTATTGCAGGTCGTGTAAGAATCCATTTGAAGCGATGAAGCCTGTATCGATTTAA